One window of the Archangium primigenium genome contains the following:
- a CDS encoding DUF2378 family protein has translation MSDTPLIFHHTIQGFFSRAFPGGVPPGLKAQLRTAGVDLDKPLLPAYPMETWSRCIELSAPFAFPDDMPQEAWRRLGERMIDGYQETMIGRAMFATLKLLGPRRMLQRSRKNFRSGNNYTDVVLSDVSPTEMDLWFNETHEVLRHFVAGIVLAGMRVGGAEAPHVDVLRTDARGVTYRASWASSPKA, from the coding sequence ATGTCGGACACGCCGCTCATCTTCCACCACACCATCCAGGGCTTCTTCTCGCGCGCCTTTCCGGGCGGGGTGCCCCCCGGGCTCAAGGCGCAGCTGCGCACCGCGGGCGTGGACCTGGACAAGCCCCTGCTGCCCGCCTACCCGATGGAGACGTGGAGCCGGTGCATCGAGCTGAGCGCGCCCTTCGCCTTCCCGGACGACATGCCCCAGGAGGCGTGGCGCCGGTTGGGCGAGCGGATGATCGACGGCTACCAGGAGACGATGATCGGCCGCGCCATGTTCGCCACGCTCAAGCTGCTCGGGCCCCGACGCATGCTCCAGCGCAGCCGGAAGAACTTCCGCTCGGGCAACAACTACACGGACGTGGTGCTCTCGGACGTGTCGCCCACGGAGATGGACCTGTGGTTCAACGAGACGCACGAGGTGTTGCGCCACTTCGTGGCCGGCATCGTGCTCGCGGGCATGCGCGTGGGCGGCGCCGAGGCGCCCCACGTGGACGTGCTGCGCACGGACGCGCGGGGCGTCACCTACCGCGCCTCCTGGGCCTCGTCCCCCAAGGCCTGA
- a CDS encoding helix-turn-helix transcriptional regulator, protein MPQVHRTQAQLAVYLGRVAREARTRLSLTQEEVAERVGVATEVYGRVERGNMLPSVPTLMRLCQALALDANALLGFSSARPALGLVPHPAAGETEPPGLRRLLRVTRRLSPRQLSLLGSMAHALSRVTHRPSRRLSRRSRETP, encoded by the coding sequence ATGCCCCAGGTTCATCGAACGCAAGCCCAGCTCGCCGTGTACCTCGGACGGGTGGCCCGTGAGGCGCGCACCCGCCTGAGCCTCACCCAGGAAGAGGTCGCCGAGCGGGTGGGCGTCGCCACCGAGGTGTACGGCCGGGTCGAGCGCGGCAACATGCTGCCCAGCGTCCCCACCCTGATGCGCCTGTGTCAGGCCCTGGCACTCGATGCCAACGCGCTGCTGGGCTTCTCCTCCGCGCGGCCCGCCCTGGGGCTCGTGCCCCACCCGGCCGCGGGCGAGACCGAGCCGCCCGGACTGCGCCGGCTCCTGCGCGTGACCCGCCGGCTCTCGCCGCGTCAGCTCTCGCTCCTGGGCTCCATGGCCCATGCCCTGTCGCGCGTCACCCACCGGCCCTCGCGGCGCCTGTCCCGGCGCTCGCGCGAGACGCCCTGA
- a CDS encoding hybrid sensor histidine kinase/response regulator, which yields MSSRRVSSASAPSEGCASNGPRIHGRVLVVDDTDSKRYLIAQTLRLAGMEVVEAETGRGALAAAVGQPDVVLLDVRLPDMSGFEVCHLLKTQPATAAIPVLYVSALMEDAELESRLFEDGADGYVPQPIEPKHLVAQTWALVRMRRGELQRERERDEAGEERQRLYRELESSEGRLRLALDAAELGTWNYDLGSHVYHCDARAREVFGLAEGAPVDLARVGERLHPEDRAEMMEAARRCLAGESGGMFQVEGRTVDAGDGRVRWVSVRGRMRFTPDGRVEDVAGICQDITERAQAERRATDFLATTAAFAHALTPEEVCGALLTHGLQSMGAFAGIVALVDGDVLRPLMHNGYQEGVIQPTCPLFETLPFSRVVRTGRPVQLVDDAAIERDWPAFTREVRDARGRAWLGVPLREGLEVVGLLWLSFATPRRFSVAELAQVESLCQLCTQALGRARLFEDERLAKEEARHQESLEQRFLGMVSHDLRNPLQAISLGARTLQRMENPPPATLLRMTSRIAHSADLMGNMVSDLLDFTRGRLGGGLPLARASVDLVLLGREVLEEFSLTHPGGRVVLEGPGACLGDWDGPRLRQVLCNLVGNALRHARVDTAVRVRVSHAGSEALLEVHNEGEPIPESLLPVLFEPFRRGVSSFRPAGSLGLGLYIVRQVVDGHGGHVEVRTGEVGTTFLVRLPTREVAALG from the coding sequence TTGTCGAGTCGTCGTGTTTCCTCCGCCTCCGCGCCGTCCGAGGGGTGTGCCTCCAACGGCCCCCGGATCCACGGCCGCGTGCTGGTGGTGGATGATACGGACAGCAAGCGCTACCTCATCGCCCAGACGCTGCGGCTGGCGGGCATGGAGGTGGTGGAGGCGGAGACCGGACGCGGGGCGCTCGCGGCCGCGGTGGGACAGCCAGACGTGGTGCTCCTGGACGTGCGCCTGCCGGACATGAGCGGCTTCGAGGTGTGCCACCTGCTCAAGACGCAGCCGGCCACCGCCGCCATTCCGGTGCTCTACGTGTCCGCGCTCATGGAGGACGCGGAGCTGGAGTCGCGGCTGTTCGAGGACGGGGCGGATGGCTACGTGCCCCAGCCCATCGAGCCCAAGCACCTGGTGGCCCAGACGTGGGCGCTGGTGCGCATGCGCCGCGGTGAGCTGCAGCGCGAGCGGGAGCGGGACGAGGCCGGGGAGGAGCGGCAGCGGCTCTACCGCGAGCTGGAATCGAGCGAGGGGCGGCTGCGGCTCGCGCTCGACGCGGCGGAGCTGGGCACGTGGAACTACGACCTGGGCAGCCACGTGTACCACTGCGATGCGCGGGCGCGGGAGGTGTTCGGCCTCGCCGAGGGCGCGCCCGTGGATCTGGCGCGCGTGGGCGAGCGGCTGCACCCCGAGGACCGCGCGGAGATGATGGAAGCGGCGCGGCGCTGCCTCGCGGGCGAGTCCGGGGGCATGTTCCAGGTGGAGGGCCGCACGGTGGACGCGGGGGATGGGCGGGTGCGGTGGGTGTCCGTGCGGGGGCGGATGCGCTTCACGCCCGACGGGCGGGTGGAGGACGTGGCGGGCATCTGCCAGGACATCACCGAGCGCGCGCAAGCCGAGCGGCGCGCCACGGACTTCCTGGCCACCACGGCCGCCTTCGCGCACGCGCTCACCCCGGAGGAGGTGTGCGGGGCGCTGCTCACGCACGGCCTGCAGTCGATGGGGGCCTTCGCGGGCATCGTGGCGCTGGTGGATGGGGACGTGCTGCGCCCGCTCATGCACAACGGCTACCAGGAGGGCGTCATCCAGCCCACCTGCCCGCTGTTCGAGACGCTGCCCTTCTCCCGGGTGGTGCGCACGGGCCGCCCGGTGCAGCTCGTGGACGACGCGGCGATCGAGCGGGACTGGCCCGCGTTCACCCGGGAGGTGCGCGACGCGCGCGGCCGGGCCTGGCTGGGCGTCCCCCTGCGCGAGGGCCTCGAGGTGGTCGGCCTGTTGTGGCTGAGCTTCGCCACGCCGCGCCGCTTCTCGGTGGCGGAACTGGCGCAGGTGGAGTCGCTCTGTCAGTTGTGCACCCAGGCGCTCGGGCGCGCGCGGCTCTTCGAGGACGAGCGGCTGGCCAAGGAGGAGGCCCGGCACCAGGAGTCCCTGGAGCAGCGCTTCCTCGGCATGGTGAGCCACGACCTGCGCAACCCCCTGCAGGCCATCTCCCTGGGCGCGCGCACGCTCCAGCGCATGGAGAACCCGCCGCCCGCGACGCTCCTGCGCATGACGAGCCGCATCGCCCACAGCGCGGACCTCATGGGCAACATGGTGTCGGACCTCCTGGACTTCACCCGGGGCCGACTCGGCGGGGGCCTGCCCCTGGCGCGCGCGTCGGTGGACCTGGTGCTCCTGGGGCGCGAGGTGCTCGAGGAGTTCTCCCTCACGCACCCCGGGGGCCGCGTCGTGCTGGAGGGGCCGGGCGCGTGCCTGGGGGACTGGGACGGGCCGCGGCTGCGTCAGGTGCTCTGCAACCTGGTGGGCAACGCCCTGCGGCACGCGCGCGTGGACACCGCCGTCCGGGTGCGCGTCTCCCACGCCGGGAGCGAGGCCCTGCTCGAGGTGCACAACGAGGGCGAGCCCATTCCCGAGTCGCTCCTGCCCGTGCTCTTCGAGCCGTTCCGCCGGGGCGTGTCCTCCTTCCGCCCGGCGGGCAGCCTGGGGCTGGGGCTGTACATCGTGCGCCAGGTGGTGGACGGGCACGGCGGGCACGTGGAGGTGCGCACCGGCGAGGTCGGCACCACCTTCTTGGTCCGACTTCCCACCCGCGAGGTCGCCGCGCTAGGGTGA
- a CDS encoding S8 family peptidase — MRAVRNVLFIGSVLSLAACGGNEMDMQQEELGQSLAPLHQAAPGMGIQGDYIVKIKDGAKARDVAASLGVSPGHMYENALNGFSVTLDEAQLLKLRQNKNVEFVEEDQFALQSATQSNATWGIDRIDQTSNTLSKTYTYTATASTVHAYIIDTGLYTAHSDFGGRASIAYDATGGDGKDCNGHGTHVAGTVGSATYGVAKAVRLYGVRVLGCDGSGTNSGVIAGIDWVRVNHKKPAVANMSLGGGASSAINTAVTNLANAGVFVAVAAGNDNGNACNYSPASAPAVTTVGATTSTTARASYSNYGSCVDIYAPGSSITSTWNNGGTNTISGTSMASPHVAGVAALYKATYGDASQATIDAWMKNNAINNAVTGNPSGTVNKLLYKGTL; from the coding sequence ATGCGCGCTGTGCGAAACGTGCTGTTCATCGGGTCCGTGCTGTCCCTGGCTGCTTGCGGTGGAAACGAGATGGACATGCAGCAGGAGGAGCTGGGCCAGAGCCTGGCGCCGCTGCACCAGGCCGCGCCCGGCATGGGCATCCAGGGCGACTACATCGTCAAGATCAAGGACGGCGCGAAGGCGCGCGACGTGGCGGCCAGCCTCGGCGTGTCCCCCGGCCACATGTACGAGAACGCCCTCAACGGCTTCTCGGTGACGCTCGACGAGGCCCAGCTGCTCAAGCTGCGCCAGAACAAGAACGTCGAGTTCGTGGAAGAGGACCAGTTCGCCCTCCAGTCGGCCACCCAGTCCAACGCGACGTGGGGCATCGACCGCATCGACCAGACCTCCAACACCCTCAGCAAGACCTACACCTACACCGCCACCGCCTCCACGGTGCACGCCTACATCATCGACACGGGCCTCTACACGGCCCACTCGGACTTCGGTGGGCGCGCCTCCATCGCCTATGACGCGACGGGCGGCGACGGCAAGGACTGCAACGGTCACGGCACGCACGTGGCGGGCACGGTGGGCAGCGCCACCTACGGTGTGGCCAAGGCGGTGCGCCTGTACGGCGTGCGCGTGCTGGGCTGCGACGGCTCGGGCACCAACTCGGGCGTCATCGCCGGCATCGACTGGGTGCGCGTGAACCACAAGAAGCCGGCCGTGGCCAACATGAGCCTGGGCGGCGGCGCCTCGTCCGCCATCAATACCGCGGTGACCAACCTGGCCAACGCCGGCGTGTTCGTCGCCGTGGCCGCGGGCAACGACAACGGCAACGCCTGCAACTACTCGCCCGCCAGCGCCCCGGCCGTCACCACGGTGGGCGCCACCACCAGCACCACCGCGCGCGCCAGCTACTCCAACTACGGCAGCTGCGTGGACATCTACGCCCCGGGCAGCAGCATCACCTCCACCTGGAACAACGGTGGCACCAACACCATCAGCGGCACGTCCATGGCGTCCCCGCACGTGGCCGGCGTGGCCGCCCTCTACAAGGCGACCTACGGCGATGCGTCCCAGGCCACCATCGACGCGTGGATGAAGAACAACGCCATCAACAACGCCGTGACGGGCAACCCCTCGGGCACCGTCAACAAGCTGCTCTACAAGGGCACGCTGTAA
- a CDS encoding sensor histidine kinase, with amino-acid sequence MTIRAKVLWFAAVAVVLVCVMGLLLFGLAHHGQRQRQQLMALQEQIDSYQRLHALAWPFLNQLAQARQSQTDTRRVPEELARQVDAEMARLADSFAREGAGALETENQEQTRREHREVRAALLRWSSLAERRVHELHPHVSIAPNVEWLLYAEFEQTVGQRIQEVQDEKRFELEALQQLLDVSVYVVEWVALCFPVLCLGLVMLLAMAILTPLRSSLQGLIHAAERIGHGDFDVHTHVASRDELGTLGAAVDRMARELRESLEEKQRLSRAEAEASEREAARYHALLEDTVRQRTAELGEANLRLRDSLQQLQSTQEQLLSADRLASVGRLAAGVGHEINNPLAYILSNLRYVHQELAELTGVADEQGRQEMLAALSEASEGAERVRLIVQDLKTLSRPDDVALGPVDVAAVVRSSAKMARHETRDRARVVEACEGVPPVHANAARLGQVFLNLFINAAHAIPPGRAQENEIRVDARLSAPDQVTVAVRDTGAGIPAEHLRRIFDPFFTTKPVGMGTGLGLSVCHRIITALGGDIRVESEPGQGTCFFITLRVAEGSTGDSTQSAA; translated from the coding sequence ATGACGATTCGCGCCAAGGTGCTGTGGTTCGCGGCGGTCGCCGTCGTGCTCGTGTGCGTCATGGGGCTGCTCCTCTTCGGTCTGGCCCACCACGGCCAGCGCCAGCGCCAGCAGCTCATGGCCCTGCAGGAGCAGATCGACAGCTACCAGCGCCTGCACGCGCTCGCCTGGCCCTTCCTCAACCAGCTCGCCCAGGCGCGCCAGTCCCAGACGGACACCCGGCGGGTCCCCGAGGAGCTGGCGCGTCAGGTGGACGCGGAGATGGCGCGGCTGGCCGACAGCTTCGCGCGCGAGGGCGCCGGTGCCCTGGAGACCGAGAACCAGGAGCAGACGCGCCGCGAGCACCGGGAGGTCCGCGCCGCGCTCCTGCGCTGGTCGTCGCTGGCCGAGCGCCGGGTGCACGAGCTGCACCCCCACGTGTCCATCGCCCCCAACGTGGAGTGGCTCTTGTACGCGGAGTTCGAGCAGACGGTGGGCCAGCGCATCCAGGAGGTGCAGGACGAGAAGCGCTTCGAGCTGGAGGCGCTGCAGCAGCTGCTGGACGTGTCCGTGTACGTGGTGGAGTGGGTGGCGCTGTGCTTTCCGGTGCTGTGCCTGGGGCTGGTGATGCTGCTGGCCATGGCCATCCTCACCCCCTTGCGCTCCTCGCTGCAGGGGCTCATCCACGCGGCCGAGCGCATCGGGCACGGGGACTTCGACGTGCACACCCACGTGGCGTCGCGCGACGAGCTGGGCACGCTCGGCGCGGCGGTGGACCGCATGGCGCGCGAGCTGCGCGAGTCCCTGGAGGAGAAGCAGCGGCTGAGCCGCGCGGAGGCCGAGGCCAGCGAGCGCGAGGCGGCGCGCTACCACGCGCTGCTGGAGGACACGGTGCGCCAGCGCACCGCGGAGCTCGGCGAGGCCAACCTGCGGCTGCGCGACAGCCTGCAACAGCTCCAGTCCACCCAGGAGCAGCTCCTGTCCGCGGACCGGCTCGCCTCGGTGGGGCGGCTCGCGGCGGGCGTGGGCCACGAAATCAACAACCCCCTGGCCTACATCCTGAGCAACCTGCGCTACGTGCACCAGGAGCTCGCCGAGCTCACGGGCGTGGCGGACGAGCAGGGGCGCCAGGAGATGCTCGCCGCGCTGTCCGAGGCGAGCGAGGGCGCCGAGCGCGTGCGCCTCATCGTGCAGGACTTGAAGACGCTCTCGCGCCCGGACGACGTGGCGCTGGGCCCGGTGGACGTGGCGGCGGTGGTGCGCTCCTCGGCGAAGATGGCGCGGCACGAGACGAGGGATCGGGCGCGGGTGGTGGAGGCGTGCGAGGGCGTGCCGCCGGTGCACGCCAACGCCGCGCGCCTGGGCCAGGTCTTCCTCAACCTCTTCATCAACGCGGCGCACGCCATCCCGCCCGGCCGGGCGCAGGAGAACGAAATCCGCGTGGACGCGCGGCTGTCGGCGCCCGACCAGGTGACGGTGGCGGTGCGCGACACCGGGGCCGGCATCCCCGCCGAGCACCTGCGGCGCATCTTCGACCCGTTCTTCACCACCAAGCCGGTGGGCATGGGCACGGGGCTGGGGCTGTCGGTGTGCCACCGCATCATCACCGCGCTGGGCGGCGACATCCGCGTGGAGAGCGAGCCGGGCCAGGGCACGTGCTTCTTCATCACCCTGCGCGTGGCGGAGGGCTCCACGGGGGACTCCACGCAGTCCGCGGCTTGA
- a CDS encoding long-chain fatty acid--CoA ligase, producing MLTGRMMDFPLTLTHFLDRARTFFGDAEIVSRQPDKSLHRSTYADFSRRTRQLAEALTRLGVKPGERVASLCWNHTRHLELYFAVPSMGAVLHTLNLRLHPGDLAYIARHAEDRVIVVDRSLLPLLEKFIGEVPGVRHVIVVPDDGPVPEGRLDYERLLAAEPGAFVFPPLDERSAAMLCYTSGTTGNPKGVLFSHRSIVLHTLAECMADTFGIGEADAVLPVVPMFHAAAWGMPFAALFTGAKIVLPGPHLDPASLLDLMAGERVTLAAGVPTLWLGILALLDQAPTRWDLTSVRGMLIGGSAAPQAMIEGFELRHGLRVTHAWGMTELQPVGSIARPRPRHQGLGPSERFALRATQGYALPFVELRHVSDTGEVLPRDGTTMGELEARGPWVASSYFGDEGADRFTADGWFKTGDVVTLDAEGFVRITDRSKDVIKSGGEWISSVALENALMAHPAVLEAAVFAGRDAKWDERPLAAVVFKPGQVATPEELAAHLSGHFAKWWLPDDYLFLAQIPRTSTGKFLKTKLREEHGDHLLKKARGER from the coding sequence ATGCTCACCGGCCGCATGATGGACTTCCCGCTCACGCTGACCCACTTCCTCGACCGGGCCCGGACGTTCTTCGGGGACGCGGAGATCGTCAGTCGCCAGCCGGACAAGTCCCTGCACCGCTCCACCTACGCCGACTTCTCGCGGCGCACGCGCCAGCTCGCCGAGGCCCTCACCCGTCTGGGGGTGAAGCCAGGGGAGCGCGTGGCCTCGCTGTGCTGGAACCACACGCGCCACCTGGAGCTGTACTTCGCCGTGCCCTCCATGGGCGCCGTGCTCCACACGCTCAACCTGCGGCTGCACCCGGGGGACCTGGCCTACATCGCGCGCCACGCGGAGGACCGGGTGATCGTCGTGGACCGCTCGCTCCTGCCGCTGCTCGAGAAGTTCATCGGCGAGGTGCCCGGGGTCCGGCACGTCATCGTCGTGCCGGACGACGGCCCCGTGCCCGAGGGGCGGCTGGACTACGAGCGGCTCCTGGCGGCCGAGCCGGGCGCCTTCGTCTTCCCGCCGCTCGACGAGCGCTCGGCGGCGATGCTCTGCTACACCTCGGGCACCACGGGCAACCCCAAGGGCGTGCTCTTCTCGCACCGCTCCATCGTGCTGCACACGCTCGCCGAGTGCATGGCCGACACCTTCGGCATCGGCGAGGCGGACGCGGTGCTGCCCGTGGTCCCCATGTTCCACGCCGCCGCCTGGGGCATGCCCTTCGCCGCGCTCTTCACCGGCGCGAAGATCGTCCTGCCCGGGCCCCACCTGGACCCCGCGTCGCTCCTGGACCTCATGGCCGGCGAGCGCGTCACCCTGGCCGCGGGCGTGCCCACCCTCTGGCTGGGCATCCTCGCGCTGTTGGACCAGGCGCCCACGCGGTGGGATCTCACGAGCGTGCGGGGCATGCTCATCGGCGGCTCGGCGGCCCCCCAGGCGATGATCGAGGGGTTCGAGCTGCGCCACGGCCTGCGGGTGACGCACGCCTGGGGCATGACGGAGTTGCAGCCGGTGGGGTCCATCGCCCGGCCCCGGCCGCGGCACCAGGGGCTCGGGCCCTCCGAGCGCTTCGCGCTGCGCGCCACCCAGGGCTACGCGCTGCCGTTCGTGGAGCTGCGCCACGTGAGCGACACGGGGGAGGTGCTGCCCCGCGATGGCACCACCATGGGCGAGCTGGAGGCGCGCGGGCCGTGGGTGGCCTCCTCGTACTTCGGCGACGAGGGCGCGGACCGGTTCACGGCCGATGGCTGGTTCAAGACGGGCGACGTCGTCACCCTGGACGCCGAGGGCTTCGTGCGCATCACCGACCGGTCGAAGGACGTCATCAAGTCCGGCGGCGAGTGGATCAGCTCCGTGGCCCTGGAGAACGCGCTCATGGCGCACCCGGCGGTGCTGGAGGCGGCGGTGTTCGCGGGGCGGGACGCGAAGTGGGACGAGCGGCCACTCGCCGCGGTGGTGTTCAAGCCGGGCCAGGTCGCCACCCCCGAGGAGCTCGCCGCGCACCTCTCGGGGCACTTCGCCAAGTGGTGGCTGCCGGATGACTACCTCTTCCTCGCGCAGATTCCCCGCACGTCCACGGGCAAGTTCCTCAAGACGAAGCTGCGCGAGGAGCACGGCGACCACCTGCTCAAGAAGGCGCGCGGGGAGCGGTGA
- a CDS encoding 2OG-Fe(II) oxygenase, which yields MTDFIDVHDGALPPALCQEVLQVFAKSPHVTRGQTGGGVDVSKKDSHDLLLNPHAEYQDLVRRLLDHAFPPLKAYLRRYLYLLVGAVSLSVKHPKTGQLVTLTRENFDELGEPNFNQLVGFLYRYGNLQVQRYVKGSGGYPHWHSEVFPKDASCEPLHRVLAFQFYLNDVAEGGETEFFYQEKKVASKAGRMVIFPSGFTHTHRGNVPRSGDKYIITSWVLFQRAETLYGGRPPP from the coding sequence ATGACCGATTTCATCGACGTGCACGACGGCGCGCTGCCGCCCGCGCTGTGCCAGGAAGTGCTCCAGGTCTTCGCCAAGAGCCCCCACGTCACCCGGGGCCAGACCGGGGGCGGCGTGGACGTGAGCAAGAAGGACAGCCACGACCTGCTGCTCAACCCGCATGCCGAGTACCAGGACCTGGTGCGCCGGCTGCTCGACCATGCCTTCCCGCCGCTCAAGGCCTACCTGCGCCGCTACCTCTACCTCTTGGTGGGCGCGGTCTCCCTGTCGGTGAAGCACCCCAAGACGGGGCAGCTCGTGACGCTCACGCGGGAGAACTTCGATGAGCTGGGCGAGCCGAACTTCAACCAGCTCGTGGGCTTTCTCTACCGCTACGGCAACCTGCAGGTGCAGCGCTACGTGAAGGGCTCGGGGGGCTACCCGCACTGGCACTCGGAGGTGTTCCCCAAGGACGCGAGCTGCGAGCCCCTGCACCGCGTGCTCGCCTTCCAGTTCTACCTCAACGACGTGGCCGAGGGCGGCGAGACGGAGTTCTTCTACCAGGAGAAGAAGGTCGCCTCGAAGGCGGGCCGCATGGTCATCTTCCCCTCGGGCTTCACCCACACCCACCGGGGCAACGTGCCGCGCTCGGGGGACAAGTACATCATCACCTCCTGGGTGCTCTTCCAGCGCGCGGAGACGCTCTACGGCGGCCGGCCGCCCCCCTGA
- a CDS encoding DUF763 domain-containing protein: protein MDRTGSADLPLHSGRVPDWLAERMARMSRVLVEALVLHYGRHEVLRRLAHPFWFQSLGAVMGMDWHSSGVTTTVLGALKKGLGPGARQLGLYVVGGKGLQARRAPEELRFIGDRVGIDVPVLLRASRLAARVDSAAVQDGFELYAHSLVFSDDNAWAVVQQGMNPTRGQARRYHWLSEGLGSFVDAPHAAITGPGQGVILNLTDRRAARARAAQVQLVSEGPDVVLGALREVRAAQAGPVPFTPPLPHLQMPHHAHVGPEDVLLRRLHGTLAAAAERGPRDFAELLLTPGVGARTVAALASVAEVVHGAPARFTDPARFSLAQGGKDRHPFPVRLDVYDETLRVLRGAVDAARLGNDERLGALRELDRQARRLEAVATGPSFEALVEEGWAGVEELLPTDGPARRRSSRAGWRQAAPRAQMELPGLSDAESEASRHSG from the coding sequence ATGGACAGGACGGGCAGCGCGGATCTCCCCCTTCACTCCGGCCGGGTGCCGGACTGGCTCGCCGAGCGCATGGCGCGCATGAGCCGCGTGCTCGTGGAGGCGCTCGTGCTGCACTACGGCCGCCACGAGGTGCTGCGCCGGCTCGCCCACCCCTTCTGGTTCCAGTCGCTCGGGGCCGTCATGGGCATGGACTGGCACTCCTCGGGCGTCACCACCACGGTGCTCGGCGCGCTCAAGAAGGGCCTGGGGCCCGGGGCGCGGCAGCTCGGGCTCTACGTCGTCGGGGGCAAGGGGCTCCAGGCGCGCCGCGCCCCCGAGGAGCTGCGCTTCATCGGTGACCGGGTGGGCATCGACGTGCCCGTGTTGCTGCGCGCCAGCCGGCTCGCGGCCCGGGTGGACAGCGCCGCGGTGCAGGACGGCTTCGAGCTGTACGCGCACAGCCTGGTGTTCTCCGACGACAACGCCTGGGCCGTGGTGCAGCAGGGCATGAACCCCACGCGGGGTCAGGCCCGGCGCTACCACTGGTTGTCCGAGGGCCTGGGGTCCTTCGTGGACGCGCCCCACGCCGCCATCACCGGCCCCGGGCAGGGCGTCATCCTCAACCTCACGGATCGCCGGGCCGCCCGGGCCCGCGCCGCCCAGGTCCAGCTGGTGTCCGAGGGCCCGGACGTGGTGCTCGGGGCGCTGCGCGAGGTGCGGGCCGCCCAGGCGGGGCCCGTGCCCTTCACGCCGCCCCTGCCGCACCTGCAGATGCCCCACCATGCGCACGTGGGACCCGAGGACGTGCTGCTGCGCCGGTTGCACGGCACGCTCGCGGCGGCGGCCGAGCGGGGGCCTCGGGACTTCGCCGAGCTCCTGCTCACCCCGGGCGTGGGCGCGCGCACGGTGGCGGCCCTGGCCAGCGTGGCCGAGGTGGTGCACGGCGCGCCCGCGCGCTTCACGGATCCCGCGCGCTTCTCGCTCGCCCAGGGCGGCAAGGATCGGCACCCCTTTCCCGTGCGCCTGGACGTGTACGACGAGACGCTGCGGGTGCTGCGCGGCGCGGTGGACGCGGCCCGGCTGGGCAACGACGAGCGGCTCGGGGCGCTGCGCGAGCTGGACCGGCAGGCGCGGCGACTCGAGGCCGTGGCCACGGGCCCATCCTTCGAGGCGCTCGTCGAGGAGGGCTGGGCGGGCGTGGAGGAGTTGTTGCCCACGGATGGGCCTGCCCGGCGGCGCTCCAGCCGAGCGGGGTGGCGCCAGGCCGCTCCCCGCGCGCAGATGGAGCTGCCCGGGCTGTCGGACGCGGAGAGCGAGGCGTCCCGTCACTCCGGGTGA
- a CDS encoding glycosyltransferase family 4 protein, translated as MPLVVHPHFHRRRTGVTAHTELIVPELGHHLETWAVGGHLAASVPRLAWRELWRRLRTEPLVWHAHRNNEMLVGLLLRLLGRRVRLVYTRHGSARPSGLTRWLAARAERLVTLNAQGAEWMGLPSTIVTHGVDLTRFTPPADREAAWRALGVGGQRGVGVVGRVRPNKGQGDFVEAIAPLLADFPEWKPVLVGLAKGPDAAWAERLRASTGDALVLAGEHANVVPWYQGLSILVHPSYAEAFSMVLVEAMAAGCCPVVTRLPHVPAVVEHGRTGFLFEPGDVATLRELLRMLLREPERALAVGRNAAEEARARFGVGHEARALARLYAEALELPD; from the coding sequence ATGCCGCTCGTCGTGCACCCCCACTTCCACCGGCGCCGCACCGGCGTCACGGCCCACACGGAGCTCATCGTCCCGGAGCTCGGACACCACCTGGAGACCTGGGCCGTGGGCGGCCACCTGGCGGCGAGCGTGCCGCGCCTGGCCTGGCGCGAGCTGTGGCGGCGCCTGCGCACCGAGCCGCTCGTGTGGCACGCGCACCGCAACAACGAGATGCTCGTCGGCCTGCTCTTGCGGCTGCTCGGGCGGCGGGTGCGGCTCGTCTACACGCGCCACGGCTCGGCCCGGCCCAGCGGCCTCACCCGGTGGCTGGCCGCGCGCGCCGAGCGGCTCGTCACCCTCAACGCCCAGGGCGCCGAGTGGATGGGCCTGCCCTCCACCATCGTCACCCACGGGGTGGACCTCACGCGCTTCACGCCCCCCGCGGACCGCGAGGCGGCGTGGCGGGCGCTGGGCGTGGGGGGCCAGAGGGGCGTGGGCGTGGTGGGCCGGGTGCGCCCCAACAAGGGCCAGGGCGACTTCGTGGAGGCCATCGCCCCGCTGCTCGCGGACTTCCCCGAGTGGAAGCCGGTGCTGGTGGGACTGGCCAAGGGCCCGGACGCGGCGTGGGCCGAGCGCCTGCGCGCCTCCACGGGAGACGCCCTGGTGCTCGCGGGCGAACACGCGAACGTGGTGCCCTGGTACCAGGGGCTGAGCATCCTCGTGCACCCGTCCTACGCCGAGGCCTTCTCCATGGTGCTCGTGGAGGCCATGGCCGCGGGGTGCTGTCCGGTGGTGACCCGGCTGCCGCACGTGCCGGCCGTGGTCGAGCATGGCCGCACGGGCTTTCTCTTCGAGCCCGGGGACGTGGCCACGCTGCGCGAGCTGTTGCGCATGCTCCTGCGCGAGCCCGAGCGCGCCCTGGCCGTGGGCCGCAACGCCGCCGAGGAGGCCCGCGCGCGCTTCGGCGTGGGCCACGAGGCCCGTGCCCTGGCCCGGCTGTACGCCGAGGCCCTGGAGCTGCCGGACTAG